GATCGTGATGCCAGCGGCTGCCGAGGCGCCGCTCAGCGCCGACAGCAGGACCAGCCAGACCGCGGTCGCGGTACGGCATCGAGATGACATCTCAACGCTGGAGATGCTCCTGGCGATGGGGTCCTCCGTCCTCCGAGGAACCGGTTCCCGGGGCGGTTGAAGTTCGGAGTGACCCCCCTCACAATCACCCGGTGCAGGTGGTTCTCGGCCTCGGCGGCAACCTGGGTGACGTGCCGGCCGCGCTCGTCGCCGCGCGTGCGCAGCTCGGAGCATGGACGCAGGTGCTGGCCGCGTCGCGGCTCTACCGGACGGCGCCGGTGGGCCCGGTCGCGCAGCCGCCCTTCCTCAACGCGGCGCTGCTCGTCGGCGTCGACCTCGGCCTCGGCGAGCTGCTCGAGCGGTGTCACGAGCTGGAGGCCGCGGCCGGCCGGAACCGTGCGGGCGAGCCGCGCTGGGGCCCGCGGCCGCTCGACATCGACCTGCTGGCTGCGCGTGACATCGTCCACCGCGGACCGCGGCTCGAGCTGCCCCACCCCCGCCTCCACGACCGCGCGTTCGCGCTCGTGCCGGCGGCGGAGGTGGTGGGCGGCTGGATCCACGCGCCGTTCGGCCGGACCCTCGACGCGCTGGCAGCGGACGCGCTGGGGCGCGACCCCGCCGCGATCCTCGAGGTCGTCCCGGACGATCGCTGGCGGACCTGAGCGGCGCCGGCCGAGGCTTGGCAGGTCTCGGGGCGCGCGCTACACTGCCCGACCGCGGCGACGCGCCGCAGGAGGTTTCGACATGAGTGCGAAGCGTGGGGGCACCAGGAAGAACGCGAAGGCCACGGCGACGGCTCTCGACAAGCTGGGGATCGGTCCCCTGCTCGGGCTCCAGCCGGTCAATCAGGGCGCGTGCACCGGGAAGTGGATCTCGTGTGCGGGCGGCCAGGAGCTGATCTCGGTCAGCCCGGCGGACGGCTCGCCGATCGCCGCTGTGCGGCAGGCCGACGAGGCCGCGTACGAAAAGGTCGTTGCGGAGGCTGTGGCCGCGTTCCCGGCCTGGCGGATGACGCCGGCACCGGCGCGCGGCGAGGTCGTCCGCGACCTGGGCAACGAGCTCCGCGCGGTCAAGGAGCCGCTCGGCAAGCTGGTGTCGCTCGAGATGGGGAAGATCCTCTCCGAAGGGCTCGGCGAGGTCCAGGAGATGATCGACATGTGCGACTTCGCGGTC
The Thermoanaerobaculales bacterium genome window above contains:
- the folK gene encoding 2-amino-4-hydroxy-6-hydroxymethyldihydropteridine diphosphokinase translates to MQVVLGLGGNLGDVPAALVAARAQLGAWTQVLAASRLYRTAPVGPVAQPPFLNAALLVGVDLGLGELLERCHELEAAAGRNRAGEPRWGPRPLDIDLLAARDIVHRGPRLELPHPRLHDRAFALVPAAEVVGGWIHAPFGRTLDALAADALGRDPAAILEVVPDDRWRT